The sequence TATAGATGTCTCCCATGACCGCCGAGGGGCTCGCGTCGTTTCATCCCGACATCCACGTCGAGCGCGAGGGGCACCTCACGACCGTCACGCTCGACCGGCCCGCGTCGCGCAACGCCTGCAACGGCGACATGTGGGTTGCGTTGGGCGCCACGTTCCAGCAGCTCGGCACGTCCGGTGCCAGGGTGGTGGTCCTCACCGGTGCGGGTGGCAACTTCTGCAGCGGGGCCGACTTGACCCCCTCGACGGCCCCCAGCGGAGGCGCTGGTGGGCGAGGTGGGGGATCGGCCACCGCCAACAACCTCGACGGCATGCGCGTGCTGGCCGACGTGGTGCTGGCGGTCCATCGCTGCCCGGTGCCTGTCGTGGCGAAAGTCGACGGTCTGTGCGTCGGCGCCGGCCTCGGTCTCGCGCTGGCCGCCGACCTCACCTGGTCCTCGGATCGGGCGCGCTTTTGCGCCATCTTCGCCAAGCGCGGCCTGAGCATGGACTTCGGCACGTCCTGGTTGCTGCGTCAGCGCATCGGCGTGCACAAGGCGAAGGAGCTGGCGTTCACGTCCCGGATGTTGTCGGGCACCGAGGCCTTCGAGCTCGGGCTCGTCAACGCAGCCGTGCCGTTCGACGACCTCGACCGCGCGGTGCAAGAGGTGGTCGATCAGATCGCCGCAGGCCCGCCCATGGCCTTGTCGTTGACCAAGCGCGAGCTCGACGGCGCCGGCGCGTCGACGCTCGCTGAAGCGCTCGAGGTCGAGTCGCTGTCGCAGAGCATCAACATCCGCAGCGACGACATGCGAGAGGCGTTCACCGCCTATGCCGAGCGTCGCGAGCCGAAGTTCACGGGTCGATGAGCGGCGCCGACCTGCAACCCGACGAGTCCGAGGGTTGGGACGGGGTCCTCGGCGAGCTCGCGCGGCGCCGCGAGGTGTCGAGGGCGATGGGCGGAGCGGAGCGCCTGCGAAAGCACCGCGAGGCCGGCAAGCTCGACGCTCGCGCGCGGGTCGACCACCTTCTCGACCCCGGTTCGTTCCTCGAGTTGGGGACCCTGGTCGGCGGCGAGGACAACCCGGCCGACGCGGTGGTGATGGGCTCGGGCCGCATCGACGGCCGGCCGGTCATGGTCGCGGCCGAGGACTTCACCGTGAAGGCGGGCACGATCAGCCAAGCGGCCAACTCCAAGCGCTATCGCGTGGCCGAGATCGCCGCCCGCGACCGGGTGCCGTTGGTGATGATGCTGGAGGGGGCGGGATTTCGGGCCGACGGCAAGCCGCACGCCCGAACGCCCACCGACCTGCTCGCGCAAGCGCGCTGTTCCGGCCAGGTCCCGCTGGTCACCGCCGTGCTCGGTGCCTCGGCCGGCCACGGCGCACTGGTCGCGCCAATGTCGGATTTCACGGTGATGTCGGCCCACGCATCGATCTTCACGGCCGGCCCACCGGTGGTGTACGAATCCCTGCGCGAGACCATCTCCAAGGAGGACTTGGGCGGGCCGTCGGTGGCACTGACCAGCGGTCTGGTGCACAACGGCGCGGCCGACGACGCCGCCGCGCTCGACCTCGTCCGTGCGTACTTGCGCTACTTCCCGTCGTCCGCGTGGTCGTACCCGCCGTCGCTCGAAGGTGGCGACGACGCGCCGAGGTCGGTCGACGAGATCCTCGAGATCGTCCCGCGCAACGGTCGGCGCATCTATGACATGCACGACGTCGTCGACGTCGTGTTCGACGAGGACTCGGTGTTCGAAGTGCAACCCGACTTCGGGCGATCCGTGCTGTGCGCGCTGTGCCGCCTGGGCGGGCACCCGGTGGCAGTGGTGGCCAACCAACCCCAGGTGCTCGCCGGCTCCATCGACGCCGCCGGCGCCGACAAGGCGGCGCACTTCATCACCGTGGCCGACTCGTTCCACGTACCGTTGATCTTCTTGTCGGACAACCCGGGAGTCCTGCCCGGCAGCCAGTCCGAGCGGGCCGGGATCTTGCGCAGCGGCGCACGCATGTACGCCGCCCAGACGCTCGCGACCTGCCCGAAGTTCGAGGTCACGGTGCGCAAGGCGTACGGCTTCGGGTCGATGGTGATGGGCATGATCCCGTTCGACGGGCAGTCCGGCGTCTTCGCGTTCCCGGGGGCGACGATGGGCGCGATGGGCGCGGCGGCCATGAGCCGGGCCAAGGGGTCCGACGCCGACGAAGCTGCGTGGTTGCGAGCGATGGAAGTCGAAGCGTCGTTCCGCTCGGCCAAGACGCTCGGGTTCGACGAGCTCATCGACCCGCGCGAGATCCGCAACGTGTTGCTGCACTCGCTGGAGCGGGCGTTGTACAGCCGCCAAGCCGCCCCCGAACCGAAAGCCCGGGTGGGCATCAACCCCTGAGCGTGCCGACGCCCGCCCGGCGGGCCGGGGTCAGGACAGCAAACCGAGCATGTCGGGGTAGCGCTTGGTGTGCGCGGCGCGGTCGACCAGGTGGAGCTGCCCCGAGATCGACGCCGACTCGTCGGACGCCAGGAACGTCACCAGGTTCGCCACGTCGTCGGGGCTGGTGTGGGTCGCGACCGGCGCGTTCTCGTCGAACTCGGTGACGAGCTGGGGCAAGAGCCACATCGCTTCGGTCAGCGGCGTGCGGACCAGCCCGGGACCGATGCTGTTCACCCGGATGCGGCGGGGTCCCAGCTCCATCGCCGCCACCTCCGCGAGCATGGCCAGCGCGGCCTTGGAGCAGCAGTACGCGCTCATGCCACCGGCCGCCTGCACGGCGTTCAGGCTGGCGGTGACGATGATCGAGCCGCCGTCGGTGAGGCGTTGGCCGGCGT comes from Acidimicrobiales bacterium and encodes:
- a CDS encoding carboxyl transferase domain-containing protein is translated as MSGADLQPDESEGWDGVLGELARRREVSRAMGGAERLRKHREAGKLDARARVDHLLDPGSFLELGTLVGGEDNPADAVVMGSGRIDGRPVMVAAEDFTVKAGTISQAANSKRYRVAEIAARDRVPLVMMLEGAGFRADGKPHARTPTDLLAQARCSGQVPLVTAVLGASAGHGALVAPMSDFTVMSAHASIFTAGPPVVYESLRETISKEDLGGPSVALTSGLVHNGAADDAAALDLVRAYLRYFPSSAWSYPPSLEGGDDAPRSVDEILEIVPRNGRRIYDMHDVVDVVFDEDSVFEVQPDFGRSVLCALCRLGGHPVAVVANQPQVLAGSIDAAGADKAAHFITVADSFHVPLIFLSDNPGVLPGSQSERAGILRSGARMYAAQTLATCPKFEVTVRKAYGFGSMVMGMIPFDGQSGVFAFPGATMGAMGAAAMSRAKGSDADEAAWLRAMEVEASFRSAKTLGFDELIDPREIRNVLLHSLERALYSRQAAPEPKARVGINP
- a CDS encoding enoyl-CoA hydratase-related protein; translation: MTAEGLASFHPDIHVEREGHLTTVTLDRPASRNACNGDMWVALGATFQQLGTSGARVVVLTGAGGNFCSGADLTPSTAPSGGAGGRGGGSATANNLDGMRVLADVVLAVHRCPVPVVAKVDGLCVGAGLGLALAADLTWSSDRARFCAIFAKRGLSMDFGTSWLLRQRIGVHKAKELAFTSRMLSGTEAFELGLVNAAVPFDDLDRAVQEVVDQIAAGPPMALSLTKRELDGAGASTLAEALEVESLSQSINIRSDDMREAFTAYAERREPKFTGR
- a CDS encoding SDR family oxidoreductase codes for the protein MATSLAPRLPDKRALITGGASGIGLATARRFVAEGARVVIGDLDADRLDAVATELGSAVVTRRCDVRVEGDVEALTQTAVDELGGLDIAFANAGIGSFAPILAVDAAEWMNVIEVNLLGPLLTVKHAGQRLTDGGSIIVTASLNAVQAAGGMSAYCCSKAALAMLAEVAAMELGPRRIRVNSIGPGLVRTPLTEAMWLLPQLVTEFDENAPVATHTSPDDVANLVTFLASDESASISGQLHLVDRAAHTKRYPDMLGLLS